One window of Bactrocera tryoni isolate S06 chromosome 2, CSIRO_BtryS06_freeze2, whole genome shotgun sequence genomic DNA carries:
- the LOC120769098 gene encoding lithostathine-2-like has translation MKRLNTIKLPLFLAFFVAFLLFEETQSAVIDLENIILNKTETGYNDSKAENRAVAATDDDFYVSEDAISWFAAEYFCRKNGWHLVSIRNLEEAVQLNGFLHFNTLTVERYWTSGNRLADQKSWYWDLNYEGMGYTNWAENEPETTKAQYCMRLTGMLWYSYDCVQSSRYICRKH, from the exons ATGAAGCGGTTGAATACCATTAAATTGCCACTTTTTTTGGCTTTCTTCGTGGCCTTTTTACTCTTTGAAGAAACGCAAAGTGCTGTGAttgatttggaaaatattatattaaataaaacagaaaCAGGATATAACG ATTCCAAAGCCGAAAACCGAGCAGTGGCTGCAACGGATGACGATTTTTATGTGAGCGAAGATGCA ATAAGCTGGTTCGCTGCCGAATACTTCTGCAGAAAGAATGGCTGGCATTTGGTTTCTATCCGAAACTTAGAAGAAGCAGTACAGTTGAATGGCTTTCTACACTTTAACA CATTAACCGTTGAACGTTACTGGACGTCTGGTAATAGACTAGCTGATCAAAAGTCATGGTATTGGGATCTTAATTATGAGGGTATGGGATATACAAATTGGGCTGAAAATGAGCCGGAAACTACGAAGGCGCAATATTGTATGAGACTTACTGGTATGCTGTGGTACAGCTATGATTGTGTTCAGTCATCAAGATATATTTGTAGAAAACATTGA